A window of Oncorhynchus keta strain PuntledgeMale-10-30-2019 chromosome 27, Oket_V2, whole genome shotgun sequence contains these coding sequences:
- the LOC118359657 gene encoding protein kinase C-binding protein 1-like isoform X3: MHPQSLAEDEVQTESDVVEGMDVALRSKVSDPGSAERVLATQKRKVSSPTHSSNGHYPSDTSPSPLKKKKKPGAVHSNNKDQSELRHGPFYYVKQSSLTTDPVDVVPQDSRNDFYCWLCHREGQVLCCELCPRVYHAKCLKLPAEPEGDWFCPECEKITVAECIETQSKAMTMLTIDQLSYLLKFALQKMKQPGTEPFWKPVALEQHPDYAEYIYHPMDLATLEKILSMAYPK; this comes from the exons ATGCATCCACAGAG TCTGGCTGAGGACGAGGTACAGACGGAGTCGGatgtggtagaggggatggatGTGGCACTGCGATCCAAAG TGTCTGACCCCGGGTCAGCAGAGCGGGTGCTGGCGACTCAGAAGAGGAAGGTGTCCAGCCCAACCCACTCCTCCAACGGCCACTACCCCTCAGACACCTCCCCCAGCCccttgaagaagaagaagaaacctgGAGCCGTCCACAGCAACAACAAAGACCag TCAGAACTAAGACATGGTCCCTTTTACTATGTGAAGCAGTCATCACTCACCACAGACCCTGTTGATGTTGTCCCGCAGGACAGCAGGAATGACTTCTACTGCTGGCTGTGCCACCGCGAGGGCCAGGTGCTCTGCTGTGAGCTCTGCCCGAGGGTGTACCACGCCAAGTGCCTCAAACTGCCAGCAGAGCCCGAGGGTGACTGGTTCTGTCCAGAGTGTGAG AAAATCACAGTAGCAGAGTGCATAGAGACACAGAGCAAGGCCATGACTATGCTAACGATAGACCAGCTGTCCTACCTGCTGAAGTTTGCCCTCCAGAAGATGAAACAGCCGGGG ACTGAGCCCTTCTGGAAGCCTGTGGCTCTGGAGCAGCACCCTGACTATGCTGAGTACATATACCACCCAATGGACCTCGCAACACTAGAGAAG attttgtcaATGGCCTACCCaaaataa